GCATCAATATCTTCTTCAAACCATGCGAGAAAACTTACAAAATTGAGCCCTTGAAAGAGCAACCAACACCTTTGCGTAAGGCAGCTACCGAAATTAAGAAGCAAGTATCGAAAACGACAACcacaaagaaaaatggaaaagtaataaaaaacagACGCTCGAAAATGGGTAGAAAACGGTTGTTCACTGACAATGATACATCGTCAACAATGAACAGTGATTCTGATACCTCCAATCAAAAGAGAGCAATGTCAGCGAAGGAGAAAGGCAGCTCCAACATAACGGAAGTATGCATAAATCTGATATCGGATAGTGATGACGATGATGCTTTTGAgaagaaaacaataaaaattgagAAGAAAGAGAATTCTGTTGATGCTAAAACAAGTGGTAATAATTCCCGCGTTTCCCGCAGTTCATCCGTTACGTATAACGGTGTGAGTAAAACGCATACCGTGACTACTACAGCTCCTATGGCTTGCGATTCGGGAACTTCGAAAGCCCACATTTCTCCAAATACAGCCACCTCAACGTCATCACCAACTGCAACGATAGCAGCTGTAAAAACACCGGCCACTACAAGAAGGAAACCCAAACCCTGCCCGCCTTATAAAATCATTGAAGGTAGTACCTTTGCTGTGGACGCCTTTCAATATGGCTACATTGAGGGTGTCACTCATTACTTTCTAACGCATTTCCATGCTGATCATTACATAGGATTGACAAGAAAATTTGCCATGCCTTTGTTTATGAGCACCATAACAGGTAAGTGCATATTGTCAAAGCTGTATCTAATCTATAACAAAATTCTTAACAAATAATCCTCCAGTGGCCATAAATTGACTCAACTATGTATACAATTTCTTTTCAGCCCGCTTTGTAAGAGCTTTCATACCCATAGACGAAAAATATATTCATGAATTGGAACTGAATACTCCGATTGATGTGAATGGCATCGAAGTAACTGCCTTGGATGCCAATCATTGCCCTGGCGCCATAATGTtgctttttaaaattaaatctaGCAGCCAGTGTATTCTCCACACTGGAGATTTCCGTGCCTGGCATGGCATGGAAGAGGAGCCTGTCTTTTGGAATAATCACATAAACACCATCTACTTGGATACCACGTATCTGTCACAAAAATATGCCTTTTGTACTCAATACGAGAGCATTGACAGGGCCAAACATTTGGTGCAAGAGTTCCAAGCAAAACATGCCGGCAAGAGTATACTCTATATATGCGGTTCCTATGTCATTGGCAAAGAGAGATTTTGGTCATCATTGGCCGAGGAATTCGCGCTGAAAGTATGGACAGAGGATAATCGCAGCAAAGCTTTGAAAGCCATGAACGACAAACATTTGAATCAGTTGCTAATTGAAAATCCCCTAGAGGCTGACATGCATGTCATAGCTATGGGCAAATTATCATATATGGTAAGACATTCTTTTCCAGAGTATTTTTTAATTCGAACGAGATAATAAGATATTTTTGATAATGTCTGTAGGCCAAAGTCCAAAACATTGGCTTTAGATGAAAAATAATGGAAACAAACTCAAAGCCTTATCGATCCGGCTATcaagcaaaaattgcaaattttgccaagaacattccactaaggaacaggggcaaacttcttcttCGACTATCAAGCTACGTTTCTGAATAATCTTACAACACAATGGAATCATTAATCATATAAGGTCTATCAACGTAATGTTAGAAGGTTCGGGAGAGGCACCTCCTAGAATGCCTAGTTagataagtgttttttttttttggttccaaAAACATCCAAATTATTTGTGATATTGaattgaaggccaccgtagcgcagaggttagcatgtccacctatgaagctgaaagcctgggttcgaatcctggcgaaaacatctgaaaaaaaattgttagcggtggttttccactgctaatgctggtgacatttgtgaggtactgtaccatttggaatggcagccatgtaaaagctACTCCCCAAAAAGctgtcgcacgccgttcgggctcggctataaaaaggaggtcccttatcgttgcgcttaaacttgaatcggacagcactcattgatatgtgagaagtgtgcctttgttccttaatggaatgttcatgggcaaatttgcataaccGATGCGAAGATGCAATTTCGAAATTGTTCTGGCCTAAAATATCATTAGTTGTAGACCATAgtgaaaatttggcaaaatattgAGCCAATATTGAGTCAATCGTCTAGCAATCGTAGGTTTCGGAGTCCTGGAcaacgaaatttgggaaaaatccCTTTTACCAATGAATATCTACAGCAGCAGCCCACTATCAAGCAATTTGTAGTGCTTTCGATTCGGACTGTGGTCGGATTAACTTAATGGTGTCCTTTCAGTATAATTTTCGGCCTTGGACTGCTCCCCCAACGCAAATCTgcggctacaataacaacatcaGCAAGTACTGTGTAGCCAAAGTAAATAGCAAAGAGGTTTGATTTCTGGACTTTTGTTTTCGGCGTTCGCGTAGTCGAATTATTTGATTTATCCTACTACCAAttatctggaggccaccgtagcgcagaggttagcatgtcctcctatgacgctgaatgcatggtttcgaatactggcgagaccatgataaaaaattttcagctaatgATCCTCACCCAAGATACTTTCCAGGAAAAAGACTTCAACCCCGTCAACGAAGAAGTACGCCTTTGGTAAAAATTCGGTCGCCCCGCATCTTCCAGCATAACAGACGAATGTCCAAAAGACAATCTTTGATGGCACAACCAGCATACATGTGCAAAAGCCTAAGATCGATTCGGGCATTCAGTGCCTATCTCGGGGCACTCGTCTGCATAGTCGTTATACCTTATACCTTACCTTATACCTTATACCTCCCGATCATCCTGAGGAGGCCACAGCTGCCCAGAGCCTGATGTTATATCAGATCTATCCACATGTAAGAACCGACCGAACAACCACAGTCAGTATAGCCTAATGTTTCCGGTCTAAAACCCTAACACCTTCCTATTGAGTTGCGACTGTAGTAGAGCCATGCAGTGCCCTTATAACCCATTCCGCCATGATTCTTATGCAGTTCAATTTCTGGTCAATAATCAACGCCAGATGCGACAGATGTACAGCACATTCAGCCCAATTCTGACTCTGTTGGTAAAAAGTACCATTTTAGATTTTCTGGGGTTTATGCCTAATAGCTACCTATTGAGTTTCGACTGTAGTAGAGCCATACAGTGCCCTTGTAACCCATTCCGCCATGATTCTTATGCAGTTCAatttctggtcaagaatcaaCGCCAGATGCGACAGAAGTAGAGCACATTCTGCTCAATTCTGACCCTTCTGGTGAAAAGTACCATCTTAGACTTTCTGGGGTTTATGCCTTACACCTTCCTATTGAGTTGCGACTGCAATAGAGTTTCATTCACTGCCCTTGTAACCCATGTTTAGTATGCAGTTCagtttctggtcaagaatcaaCGCCAGATGCGACAGAAGTAGAGCACTTTCAGCCCAATTCTGATCCTGCTGGTGAAAAGTGCTCTCTTAGACTCTCTGGGGTTTATGCCAAGCGTGCTGGACCTCTTACATCCGACATATTTCTCAACATCCGTTAACTGAGGTCCGtgtagttgttgtagccacattttcatttcCGCGATCCTTgccaagctcctataggtgaacaATGTCTTACCGGCCCATAGAACCAATCGCCACGGGCACAAGATGGTTCGTGGTTATTTTAAGACGCCAATAACCGGTGTtgcccggtctctcactgagacttttcACTCGAAACCGCTGATGGCCCGATATTTCAGTTGCAGCTACTACGCATATTTACGGAAAATTCCACTATTGAAAGTCTGTGGACGACTTGCCCACACACATCGGAGGTCAAAGTTCTAACCTGTGTGGTGCTTGTACTTATTCCTTACCGTAATATTTCGATACATTTCTAGACTCGTTTTTCTAattcctttttatttctttccCTTTCCAGAGTTTGGTCGATTACTTTGCCTTGTACCAGCAACGCTATGATATATGCCTAGCATTACGTCCCAGTGGCTGGGAAAAGGATACACGTCCACAATATCGTGGAACCATaaatataatcggcgttgagtATTCAGAACATTCCAGCTATGAGGAAATGAAGCGTTTTGTTAAATTTCTTAAGCCTGACAATGTCATCAGTACAGTTCCCACTGGCCGGGATCTGATGAAAACATCGAAAGTACCCGAAAGCTGGTACAAATACGAGAAGCTACAACAATCGAGTAACTATCAGCCACGTATAGaacaatatttgagaaaaagcACACCAATGCGTAAAGCTATTATACGTGGTCCCAATCCAAATAAAGGTGGCATAGAAAGCGCCGTTTCACCACTTTCCATGAAAAATGTCCGAAATAAAAGGGAAAAAGATAAGAATAACAATTGCGAAGATTCAAATAGTGTGATTATGACCAATTCCCCTGCAAAAAGTACATCTGCGAATGAGTTTGAAAACCCCATGGTATGGTTGCCTCAAAGCCAAAAGAACAAAGAAAACTCTCAGAAGAAAATTAAGCAAGAGAAACCcgagaaaaatttgcatttaaggACTTCCAAAGCCAGAAATGAAGTTCCTCTACTAGTCCCAGATAAAAAGAAGACTGATGAGAACTCTGGTAAACAATTAAAAGAAGGAGATAATTGTAGTATTTACATATCCAATGACTCATCCGAATTGTTTGAAAAGCCTATGCCCAAGGTTGCATGTCGTAGGCGCATTATTTCCTGCAGTTCTGATGAGGAATTTGTAGCCAAacccaacaaaacaaaacttcgAGAGAAAAGAAATGCCTTCAAACCCTCCATGCCTTCTACAGTTGAAGAAAATGAAGCTGATTTTGTGGAGAACTCTGTTCGCAGCACAAAGAAGAAGAAAGCTGATTATGACAATTATTTAGATGAACAGCCTTGTACCAGCAAAGAGGCTCTACGGCGCTTAGCCATATCTAATCCATTGTTAAAATCAACCACCACTTCATGTGCTTCCACAACTACCTCGGCGAATGAAGAAGTGCAGGATTCGCAAGCTTCAGATGACTTTGAGTTAATGGCCAGGCcaataagaaacaaaaatttaagaaaggATGTAATACCCTCTTCCCAAACTACTTTCGAATTAAAAAATACTCCCAGGCCTTTAAGAAATAAGTACAAAACTACCCGGCATGAGGCTAAGCAACAACATGACTCACAAAATGACTTTATACCCGCCTCCCAAACCACTGCCGATCTGGCAAACACACCCCGACCGTTGAGGAACAAACGCACCAACACCACCCCCTTGACTTCACTAGTCACCAGTCCTGTCAAAAAAGTTACAAGCCCCAAAAATAATGCTCCACTCTCACCTATCAGTGATGAAGATGGGTCGCAACCCGAGTTGGTAACACAAATTGTTAAGAATACCAAGCATCTGGACTTTTATAATTCCTCACAAATGAATGTTATGGTTCAGAATTTGCTATCCAGTCAAAAGCTAGACACAAGCAAAGATCATATTCCCCCCGAACTGTTATCAGATAATGATGCACTAGAGGGACTCGATGCCCAAGACGATTGGTTAGATTAAGCGGTTGTTGTTAAAGTCTTTTCTAAGGTAATTGAATTACCATAGagaaatgtatgtatgtagcatttttgcttttaatacaaatatattttaagttacaaaacttaatttttaagggattttttttaattattgtcaTCAATAAACTTGTACCAAATCATTAACGTTAAGAGCTTAGTtgtatattttaattatttcaaatacaGGCAAGCATATAGAAAAGGTTGGCGCGGGCTTTCAAGGCACTCAATAGCCGCAATGAACTCTGACATCAAAGCGCCTTGGAAACTTCAATACATGTTTGGTAGCCAATAAACTGCAGTCGTCGAGGAACACAAGACAAGTCGTCATAGCCTTCAAAGGACAACAGATGTCAGTCAGGTCCGAAACGATGTGCAAGCCTTTTTGCCAGACAATTTATCGAACAGCCAACGAGAGACAAGACAAAGAGAAACATTCTAAGGAAGGCAAGGAAGCTCCCAGTCAGGGCCGAGCTAGAGCTGAAGATGTTACTGAGATCATAAGGAGAACCAAACCATCATAGGTTGTTGGAATCTCGATTTTTTTGCAAGTGAaagtagcgatcctcgtcaagcttctgcTGGTGAGCAAGGAAGTTCCTGGTGAGCCGCCGGAATTTTATAGtcattggttttttaaaggAGCCTATAATTCGCCTTGTCTTATCATAGCCACTCAGGATTTAAGCAAGAGTCAGTGCCACCGAGCTTCTCACTGAGTTGCTGAGTTGCTGCAACTTGTGGATACGCTCTGTAGCTCTCAATTGAGGCTCTCAAGATAACGATCGGAGCTCAAAGCGTTGCAGTTGATGCTCAAGCTTATAGGTGTAATGGGAATAAGATACCTGTCGGACACCCTAAATTGGTCCATCTCCTCCCTGATAATAACCAAGATAAGGAAAATAGGTGATGCGGCTCCTCTTGTGAAGCCATGAAAAATCCGTATGTAGTTACCTAGAATATAGGGCGCCCGAGTAGTGCTTGGAttgccagtgcaggggtcgtgggttcgtttcccgccagaagccttggtctgtcgctactgtggtatcacaatggacttaaaattgtctaagtgagtctgtaaaggactcccactcttacctaacctacctaGAATAGAATGCCATAACTCGTGATGCATAGTAACGCCTCCTAGTACCAAGTGAATTTAGTCAGACAGCAGGTGACTGATGTCCATAGATAGTGGAAGAGGAGAGATGACCCGTCGTACTCAGCAAAAAATGGCTAATAGTTGCAACGAATAGAAATCTGACGTTTTTGCTTCTTTTTTAGAGAAGGGAGAAGAAGGAAATGAGAcaacacaaaaattttgaaaaatacaagtaaattaacaaaaaaaagttaacTGCAAATCtcaaacatgttttctgaatataatttgtaattcaaaagcaaaaatacaaaattagtTTAATTGTGgctaaatcatttttttttcattcacaaTACCTTCTTTGTCCATTCACAATTATACAGGTGCTCAAATTTTCTCGTTTTTTTCTATTCATTACAACTGGCAGTTGGTAGCTGCAGAGTCGGCAAggaggatttaaaaaggtggtctcacgcgaacagctgttaacagccagcCAGGTAcaacggtattaagatgacagatttttgtttgcattctctttgttgttatcttctttctcgcatatctctgctcatgtacgcacaagtatacacacacgcacacaattttctttatgtgtgttggcaaaacgtcgatgaCAACAAAGCGGATGGCACCATATGATTTTTGGTTGTGGTACAAATTAGACCACCTATATTTGTTTCGTCATGCAGAGTCCGGTGGGATATATACTCTCTTTCACTTCCTATGCTTATCTGTGGCACAATTTTCAATCGGCGGTTTAGATAGTAACAAGTTGTATTGCATTATGTTGCGTAAGTTTCACAACACAGAATGGTGTATCATGAAAGACAGTCTTCATCTCATTGTCCTTATCCATAACTTTTTATCCGTGACAATTATATAAGCTGCAAGCTTTGATCAATTCCGACATTGACCAGAAGTaaacggagaaggcactccgggttGTGTCCTGGTAGAGGCTGAGAAAGAAAAACATAGTGAAACGGTAGTCCCTTGCCTGATGAGAACTTCATTTGGTGAATCCGGAGCAAACCCGGCTGCCATGCGATAGTTCTCAGAATTTTTATTGTTGTCACCGTCAATACTTACGGCTAGcgattctttttgttgttgttgttgtcgctaAATACTTACGATTAGATATCCTTTGTCGTTAGCCACAATTTTTCATTTGACTCACCATTGTTCACATAtacattccatttgcaatctaaaGCTGGTTAGGTACcagaaaattgcaaaatttgctaATAAATATAATGAATACACACATTGATTTAATCGTAATTCACTTTCCcttccttttttttataattaaccCTTGGTGTTTCTTGTTATATTTTCAATAGGTGAATTTTTTACTTGCTTTGCTAGAGATGCCTTTGtctttcttttaaataacgCCATATGCAGGCCATTGTGAACACAAACCCGTTAACAATCTTTGGATTAAGTAACGGCAATCGTGAATAGATAATTATCAATTGACAATAGCAAGGATGATAAAATGACATGAGAATTTTTGCACAGGATACACAGCAAAAGCTTAATGAAGCCTAAAAAACTATGTTAAATTgatagttctataaaggaaatctgtcatataaacatttttttaattttttatcgcgagtgcactatctgtcaacgagttttggctgCGTGTGAGTATTATAATAGTGAAGAAACGTTACACACTCAAACAACGAAAGACTTGCCTTATATACCTCGAATACGACTAGAACGCGCGCTAATCGGCATACATTCTCATATGTATCGTCCTTTTTTTTGTATAGACTTGTATCTACATGTAAGTTCGATGAAATAAAAgttcgatttaatcgaaaaagttgcatatttattccaaaatccatttgtctTATTAAGTTTTtcgtacgtatcacacgatgtgtgcaactttcagagttgctgCTTTTGAAATTACACGTGAGATGTCTAatcgtctaatggcagcttaagttttgtgaataccggtgtaaaGTTGTTAGACAAGCCGtgaagggcaaaaataaaacgcaaaaaaagtGCGGTACGAAGTGTCGGCAAAAACATCAGATTTCCCATCGAAGTCGTGTCAACCACTCCATACATTTTTCGTTAAGAATTCAGACAGACTTCGGATCCGAATTCTGATGAATTTGCGAATTTTCGTACAGACTTCTGACCAAATTCTGAACGTTTGGTTCACAAACAAAGAGAACTTGCAAAAAAGTTGGTGATTTGCTGTGaatgaaaacacaaaatttacATCTTAATACCGCCAAACTGGCTGGCTGTTCGTGtgggaccacctttttaaatccacctTGTTGACTTATTTTGTTCTACGCTTTGATTGGTTATTCTATTTACTCTTGGCCGTTAGACCTCTGTGAATTATGCAAAATTATTCAATGGTGAATTGATAACTACCAATTCACAATAACAGTCTTGAACGACACCTATAATTCAAGCAAATTAAAAACTAttggaaaaataaattttgtaggAATCATAGAGGAAATAAATATAGATGGACATCTGCCCAATAAATTCCCACACATTGGGTATTTATCCGGTAATTTACccagatatatttttttaccaaaatataTTAATTTAATCATTACCCAAATGGAAATTAGGCCACAACTTTTTTATTGTTCGTATAACCACCGCATATGGCATATCTGCTAAAACCTACTACTGACTTTGCATTTAGCCCGAGCAACCATCAAAACgctctataaaaaaaacttcgaaATGACTACGaactttttacaaataaaaagaaCTACAACATTAAAAtgacttattttgtttgttttgatgaTATTTAATTATTTCAGATGTGGTGTCAGTGCCGCCAACGTTAAAGTAAAATGCATTTAGCGGGAAGAGCACTTTATTTATCCATAAAactttacactgctctttaaatccggattcaaTGGCTCGATcatgttttccctttataaaatcagctaacgagagccttaaatctggatttaatgaGCAATGCTTACGGGGTTTaatctagagctggcaaaatatcgatggcactatcgatatttaattttttggctgaaaatcgattaatattttccgatggatactatcggaaaagtaaaattttttgcaaaattaaacaataacaAGCGATGCGACCCTAAATGCATCCTTTAAGATAGATTgcgcctataaaaagcgcaatgTTCATTCGATTAGGTCAACATCTTGTagaatgatttctctcatgacttccaaatgacattattaatcttggttttatttgatctgtgcattgatattgcttccatatataaatcgatctccagttTTTTAGTTCTCATTTTCGCTTGAAATATAGGAGATGGGAAATTAGCGATAGTATTGATAcattcgatatttattattaaaactatcgaaaatatcgagtgttgcgattatcgatagtttgccagatcTAGTTTAACCTAAACAAAACATATCAAATCTCGAACAAAcctattttcaactttttcaaTATTCACCTCTTTACACCATACTTATATACACCACAAACAGGTATAAAACAGGGATGACAAATGAGGCCTTTCATATGGTACGAACTTGATTTGGGAAAAGTACTTTTCTAAACCAAAATGCAAATTCCTTCgctttttaataacttttcaaATTGGAATATATGGAAAGAGATGATTTTCTAACCTCAGTACAACATTTGTCATTGTAAGATATCAAGAATGTACATTGAGTATAATAGAAAATTTAGATGAGACTTCAATTGATCCGTAGATCTCCATAAAAAATATTCTTGTAAAATATGTTATTAACACGATATTTTAGTGGGAAATAAATTAAAGCAacattattttgtgtttttttgtataaactttTTCATAGGCTGGTATATgtaagtttttccaaaaaatgtataaatttatggattttatgaaaattttcgccAGTTGGaaatagaaaattgaaaaaataaagtttgttAAAGAAGCATTTTAGACATATTATCGCATTTGTTTTTACTATTTCAATTTTCTTATGTTAACCTCTTTGATTTCTATTAAGAAAACGTTATATACAatcaaaaagtaccaaatgatcCACGGTACTTTTAGCCATTGCAAAAGTATTAACATATTAAATTTACCATCCCTGGCAGAGGAATATGTGAATGATGAGAGATCTTACAGTTACAGTTTAACTTTAACTTTGGTCGTGAAAACAACGTTGTACGGTACGGTTTTTGGCGCGTGTTCCCCCTTCCGCGCTCTTCAAACGTTTAAACGTCTTTGTGGATTTCGTTTGGGAttgtttgttattattatgATTGTTAGTATCTTACAAGTGATtgttagttaatttttttacaaaacaaaatgaaagttCAActtacaaatatatatttaaatattttaaaacattgCCTTCgataaatatgaaataaaaagaagtgTAAAAGGAAATTCTGGAAAAGTGGAAAAGTTGCCAGCTCTCTTTTTGGAGTTGGCAAAGCGAGAGAAGAGCGTAAAATAACAGAAAACACGTCGACACCATGGCAAAGACGGCCACCACAAATGGTTGGATGGATGGAATGTTGCTTTTCTAAGTttgaattaagaaaaaaaaatgttactgtGAAATTACCATGCACTAAAATGTTTACTTTagtaaagttttaaattttttttgtatatgcaTATATTTAATCGATCTAAAAAGTGTTGCTTCTAATGGATTTTAATGTTGTTTCGAACCAGAGAAAGAGCGATGTGTGTTGGGGGCCataattttctgtttttgtgTGTTATTACCGTTGAGTGTTTGTTGTTGGtgtagttttttttcttcttatttttgttCTGTGTAAAGTTGCCTTTTTTGGCCTCCTCAGAGTtaggcagcagcaacagcaaatgATTCTATTGCTGCTTTGGCCAACAACGACCGCCAACCAGCCAAACAAGCAACCATCAACCATTTGGTCATTCgctttggtttgtttgtttttttctccattttttttggTCTATAGCGGTTCTAACCTGGCCTCTGAGTCTGGCtatcacttgtttttttttgtattatgtgtttgtttgaacatttttttttggttgttgctgCTATACCATGGTGCTGGTGCTGATGGCTGCTTTTTCGCCGTTGCTATCTCAGCTTTTCTAGCCGTCTGTCGGTCGTTTGGAAGGTTGGTTAACTGCTAACTCTTTTTTTGGGATAACCACAAACAGGCGGCACCAATAGCCACAATAAATCGGTTTCTAGCACCCATCAAAAGAATACCATAACTGTGTATGTACGTcaacgccaacaacaacaata
This Stomoxys calcitrans chromosome 2, idStoCalc2.1, whole genome shotgun sequence DNA region includes the following protein-coding sequences:
- the LOC106085850 gene encoding uncharacterized protein LOC106085850, translating into MIHKPPIIKIRNLKELQCSQKAKAELEDPNATPIKAKKPRRKAATTGTKAKKVTLPNEEIEQERHTPKVENPDVAPPPAASTVKRLSKSARKEPPPSQLRINIFFKPCEKTYKIEPLKEQPTPLRKAATEIKKQVSKTTTTKKNGKVIKNRRSKMGRKRLFTDNDTSSTMNSDSDTSNQKRAMSAKEKGSSNITEVCINLISDSDDDDAFEKKTIKIEKKENSVDAKTSGNNSRVSRSSSVTYNGVSKTHTVTTTAPMACDSGTSKAHISPNTATSTSSPTATIAAVKTPATTRRKPKPCPPYKIIEGSTFAVDAFQYGYIEGVTHYFLTHFHADHYIGLTRKFAMPLFMSTITARFVRAFIPIDEKYIHELELNTPIDVNGIEVTALDANHCPGAIMLLFKIKSSSQCILHTGDFRAWHGMEEEPVFWNNHINTIYLDTTYLSQKYAFCTQYESIDRAKHLVQEFQAKHAGKSILYICGSYVIGKERFWSSLAEEFALKVWTEDNRSKALKAMNDKHLNQLLIENPLEADMHVIAMGKLSYMSLVDYFALYQQRYDICLALRPSGWEKDTRPQYRGTINIIGVEYSEHSSYEEMKRFVKFLKPDNVISTVPTGRDLMKTSKVPESWYKYEKLQQSSNYQPRIEQYLRKSTPMRKAIIRGPNPNKGGIESAVSPLSMKNVRNKREKDKNNNCEDSNSVIMTNSPAKSTSANEFENPMVWLPQSQKNKENSQKKIKQEKPEKNLHLRTSKARNEVPLLVPDKKKTDENSGKQLKEGDNCSIYISNDSSELFEKPMPKVACRRRIISCSSDEEFVAKPNKTKLREKRNAFKPSMPSTVEENEADFVENSVRSTKKKKADYDNYLDEQPCTSKEALRRLAISNPLLKSTTTSCASTTTSANEEVQDSQASDDFELMARPIRNKNLRKDVIPSSQTTFELKNTPRPLRNKYKTTRHEAKQQHDSQNDFIPASQTTADLANTPRPLRNKRTNTTPLTSLVTSPVKKVTSPKNNAPLSPISDEDGSQPELVTQIVKNTKHLDFYNSSQMNVMVQNLLSSQKLDTSKDHIPPELLSDNDALEGLDAQDDWLD